The following coding sequences lie in one Biomphalaria glabrata chromosome 18, xgBioGlab47.1, whole genome shotgun sequence genomic window:
- the LOC129924018 gene encoding uncharacterized protein LOC129924018 — protein sequence MSSFNWLNIHIVLFFHILDSSNYLATTMTSVHIQKSERNDLVILNSTLLYATSHLDCARKCLLSSSCYCYYFNIQEKTCDIGKCSIDHVNVVPKKDIYIPCEFNKGFQFITIGGARECLSVSTKKADYIRARDDCRSKSSHLYTIHNLTKLTWLQSTFGSSYLWVGLNDIDVENTFRWEDDNSALSVDLKTALFGSGKLLMKFFCSSS from the exons ATGTCTAGCTTCAACTGGCTGAATATTCACATTGTGTTATTCTTTCACATTCTTGATAGCAGTAACT ACCTCGCCACTACGATGACGTCAGTACATATTCAAAAGTCGGAGCGAAACGACTTGGTGATACTGAATTCAACACTGCTCTATGCCACTAGCCACTTGGACTGCGCCAGGAAGTGTCTGCTGTCTTCAtcatgttattgttattattttaacatTCAGGAAAAAACATGTGACATTG GCAAGTGTAGCATCGACCACGTGAATGTAGTCCCAAAGAAAGATATTTACATTCCTTGTGAGTTCAACAAAGGTTTTCAATTCATCACCATTGGAGGAGCTAGAGAATGTCTTTCAGTGTCTACAAAGAAAGCTGATTACATCAGGGCCAGGGATGACTGTAGAA GTAAATCATCCCACCTTTACACCATACATAACTTGACTAAACTCACCTGGCTACAAAGTACATTTGGTAGTTCTTACCTCTGGGTGGGTCTCAACGACATTGATGTGGAAAACACTTTCAGATGGGAAGACGACAACTCTGCTTTAAGTGTTGATCTCAAGACTGCACTATTCGGTTCAGGCAAGTTACTAAtgaaatttttttgttcttcttcaTAG